CGCGCCCCTCGCCCTTCCGATGCACCACATCCTTGTTGTCGAAGACGAAGAACACTTGGCGATCGGCATCAAATACAACCTTGAAGCCGAGGGATACCTGGTCACCACCATTGGCGACGGCCCGGCGGCGCTCGCGCGGTTCCAAGAATCGCCCGACACGATCGACCTGATCATTCTCGACCTGATGTTGCCCGGCATGAGCGGCTATGCAGTGTGCGAAGCGATTCGCAGCGCGGGGCATGGCGTGCCGATTCTCATGCTCAGCGCCCGAACGCTCGTCGAAGACCGGATCCGAGGTTTCGACGCCGGCACGGATCTTTATCTGCAGAAGCCGTTCGATCTGGAAGAGTTGATGAGCATCGTGCGCAATCTTCTGGCACGAAAAGGACGCGGAGCCGCCGCGCCCGAAAGCAAACCGATCGAACCGGTCTATCGCTTTGGCCAGGCCGTGGTGAATTTCGACACCTATCAAGTGACGGTAGCGGAAAAGGCGTTGCGGCTGACCAGCTTGGAGATGAAACTGCTGCGATACTTCGTGGAGCACGAAGCGTCGGTTGTCACGCGCGCCGAGCTCCTGGAAGACGTTTGGAATATGTCGCCAAACACGAGCACGCGGACGGTCGACAACTTCATCGTCAACCTGCGAAAATACTTTGAAGTCGACGCCGCTCAGCCGAAGCACTTTTTGAGCGTCCGCGGCGCCGGCTACCGCTTCGTCGCCAGCGGCGAAGAACCCGTCGCGTAGCTCAGGCTTTCCAGCCTGACAGAACGACGTGCCGGTGTCCTGCTTGAGTTCGCCCGTCCCGTTCCAAAAGCTTTCAAACACCCGCTTTCCTCCCATGACAACAAACACGATGCAACTTTCCGGCGGACTCGAAGTGCCGTTGGTTGGGCTTGGGCTTTGGAAAATCGCGATCGACGACGCCCCGCGGATCATCGCGCAAGCCGTTGCCGATGGCTACCGGCATCTCGACTCTGCGTGCGATTATGGCAATGAGCCGGCAGTCGGAGCTGGCTTGGCCAGCGTATTGCGGTCTAAAACGGTCCGCCGCGAGCAGTTGTG
This DNA window, taken from Pirellulales bacterium, encodes the following:
- a CDS encoding response regulator transcription factor translates to MHHILVVEDEEHLAIGIKYNLEAEGYLVTTIGDGPAALARFQESPDTIDLIILDLMLPGMSGYAVCEAIRSAGHGVPILMLSARTLVEDRIRGFDAGTDLYLQKPFDLEELMSIVRNLLARKGRGAAAPESKPIEPVYRFGQAVVNFDTYQVTVAEKALRLTSLEMKLLRYFVEHEASVVTRAELLEDVWNMSPNTSTRTVDNFIVNLRKYFEVDAAQPKHFLSVRGAGYRFVASGEEPVA